AGGCAACCCCTCCCGGTGAGAGATTCTCCCTGACCAACGCCGTGGATGCGGATGTGGGGGCGAATTCGGTCAAGACCTACTACCTGAGCGAAAGCAAATACTTCAGCATTGACATCCAGACGGGCAGCGACGGCTCCAAATACGTAGATCTAGTGCTCGACGGCAAACTGGACAGAGAGGAGCATGCGATTCACAATTTGATTTTAACTGCGGTGGATGGAGGTGTGCCTCCCCGCTCTGGTACGGCCAGCATAATTATTAACGTGCTGGACATCAATGATAACGCCCCCACGTTCAGTCAGCCCGTTTTTGCTGTCAACGTTTCGGAGAACTCTCCAGCGGGGACGGTGGTGATGACATTAAACGCGACTGATTTAGACGAAGGCACAAACGCGAAATTGATATACTCGTATACCCTGTACACTTCGGAGAAGACGCAGGAGCTCTTCTCCCTAGATCCACAGTCAGGCGAGATCAAAGTGAAGGGGGTGATCGATTATGAAGAGAGTCAGAGTTTTGAGATGTACATTCAGGCTCAGGACAGAGGGGCAAACCCGCTGTCAGGACACTGCAAAGTGATGGTTTACATCACAGACCTAAATGATAACTACCCAGAGGTGACCATCAAGTCCCTGAAGAGGTCGGTGGCCGAAGATGTCTCGGTGGGGACACTGATTGCTGTGGTGAGCGTCAGTGATAGAGATTCTGGAGACAATGGCGCCGTAGACCTCCACCTGAACCAGAAGGAAGCCTTACCCTTTCGTCTGAACAAGTCCTCAGAAGGTTACTTCGAATTGCTGGTGTCGAAACCGCTGGACCGAGAAGTCAAAGGCAAATACGACATCAAACTAATAGTGACAGACAGAGGCTTCCCAGCCCTGTCTGAGAATGAAACCATCACCTTGGAGATCCTGGATGTCAACGACAACGCACCCATGTTCTCTCAGTCCTTCTACACAATCCATGTTATGGAGAACAATCCACCTGGAGCGTTATTGACATCCCTAAGTGCACATGACCCAGATTTGAATGAAAACCAGTACTTGGTTTATTTCATAATGGAAAAAGAGATAGTTAACATGTCTGTATCCATGCTTTTCTCCATCAATCCTGAGAACGGGGACCTCTATGGCCTTAAGACCTTTGACTATGAGAGAGAGAAGGAGTTCCTGTTCCACATTGAGGCCAGGGACTCTGGTGTCCCCMCTCTGAGCAGCAATGTGACGGTTCACATTGTCATCCTGGACCAAAATGACAACACTCCCCTCATTGTATCACCATGGCGAGCGCACGGCTCAGTTGTTGAGGAGGTCATACCAAGGTCCACAGAGAAAGGTCATTTGGTGGCCAAAGTGGTTGCCGTTGATGCGGACTCTGAGCAGAATGCCAGAGTCACCTACCAGCTACTGCAGATCAGTGACTCAACTCTCTTCAGCCTGGATCAGTACAACGGAGAGATCCGAACGACAAGGATGTTCAGCTACAGAGACCCAAGGCAGCAGAGGCTGGTAGTTGTTGCAAAAGACAATGGACAACCTGCTTTGTCTGCCACTGTTACCATCAAGATATCAACGGTGGAGCACGCCATGACCTTCTTAGAGACAACAGAGCTACCATTAGAGAACGAAGTCTTCACCAACCTAAACCTGTACCTTGTAATTGGTTTAGGAGCTGTGTCCTTTCTGTTGTTGATAACCATCTTGGTTATCATCGTTCTCAAATGTCAAAAGCCAAAGCCAAAGGCCATCAAGATGCCCCCAGCCAACAGAAATAGCCTGATTAGCCAGAGAAGCTCCACCATCGCAGATTCCACCCTGATCTCCAGTGATGCCTACTGGTATAGCTTGTTCCTCGCAGAAACCAGGAAGGGCAAGGTGGTGGTGAGACAACCAATCATTCCCAAAGGAGCAGGATATTTTGTATCCAGCATACCCAGGAGCATAGGCCCAAGTGAAACCACAGACTCCAGAGCATCCACACTGGAGGTATGTTGAATTGGTAGATAGCCTTTGATATCACAGGGTATActgttatataaaaaatgttcttgcatGTATTttgtctctcctcctcctttgtaATGGAGGTTTGTTAGTACCCTACTTTTCAAACACAGGGTCACAGCGGTATATACCTTTCCCTGTACAAACAGCTCACTGAGTTATGATCATTTTGTTTCGCTATTCAAGTTGTGCcacacacaatttttttttttttttgtttaagtagTAGTATTGaatatttcagcttttgaaatactgttttaactgttttatgCTAAGGTTGAAAATTACTTGAGAATATTAATAGCTATGGTATCAaatgaaactgtaaaatgtcTGAGCTGGTGATTGTGGTGGGAAATGTTTATACTGCTGCAACCTTAGCAACATTtgcaaattagaaaaacattttttgagtgCTTAAAATCAACATCGAGGGTTTTTCAGGGTAACATATGTATGGTACGggattccatccatccatccatccatccatccatccatccatccatccatcaaacaaaaatatgcagGATCCCTGAAATTTGACCTCTCTATAACATAtgcttttattgtatttccTTCAGAGGTATTGTGTTTAATCAACTYCGTACATCTGACATCTCACTTATTGAAGAAGATTTCCATAATTCCTCTGAGATCccgttatttttaaaattacactaCAAAGGTTTTGATGTACAGTACAGCAAGTGATGCGCAATGTCAAAGCCGGCTCCACCCTTACACTTTAATGCATGTACCATATTGAGAAATATCGAACAGTTCTCTGTTCGAAACACAGTTTCTAACAGAGTCCTGCTGATTTTGATTCAAACTATCTGCATTTTTAGCCATAATTAGGCCAAGATCTCCCCCCTCCTTCCATCCACCTCCCAAATCTGCAAGTGTTTGATGTCTTATGTGGTATGTAGGTCATGTATTGCAGATACATAACACACAATCGCAGCGAGAGTAGTAGGCGTATGAGGGGGAGCACTACAAAGAAGCCCAGAGTTGGAGGGGGTTCTCTGAGGACAAGAGATAGAGCTGCACTAAATGAGATCCGTTATAAATTTCAAGCAGCACTCTGGTGCACAGCAGACCGTCGTCGGTGTATATGTGCCGAGAACCATCCagatgttgtttatttttcctacAGCTGGTGCTACAAAGCAAGCTAAGCCAAGCGGTGCTCCGAAAGAATCAACAATATAAATATGCAAGCACAGGTGCAGATGGAGGGCGAGGTTGCAGTTGTGCATGATGTATCTGTATTGTGCATTTGCGTGTCACACATCCCACTGaacttgtttcttctttctgttcttaAGTACTCAAAATGAAAGGAAGTCCATTCTACAACTGGAGGTATGCTGGTTGCTAACTACAATCTGTAGAGCCACTATTATTTTGTAGAYATTCACTGTCCGTTTCTACTTCATATTCATTCTTGGTTAgactaaaacaaaagcaagaaagAGAAATGAACTGCCacagtttccagtgcaaatctTCTGTGTTATCCTTWTTTCCGTCAACATATTTTCCCGATTAAGTAGAACAGAATCCAATATTTCTGCTTACGCTTCRGTCAAAATGTCCCCTTACAAACACAACAATCTGTTCCAATCTAATTCTAACGTGAGCACTCAGAGGGGAATTGRCTTGTCTATCAAGCRAGAAACCAGCTTATATTGAGAACTGAGATTAGACTAAAATTGGCTGCCGGTCAGATTCATGTCGTGCACATSTCTCTGTGATGGCGCTGACTGAAAAAGAGATTAAGGACTGAATTGTCTCAGCCAATTGTCAGGWAACAAGGTCATCTGTTCGTTTAAACAACGCCTttgtcaaaacatgtttgtaatgTGTCAGAATTGCAAATTTGAGACAATTTCAATCTGAAGTTGTTTGTAATAGGGTTGAGTGTTATTAACACCTTAATGACTTTAtatttctcaaaacattttagcatGAAAGGCTTRTGATGTTATCATARGACACCATGAAATTKAGTGCRTTTTAAACAATTCTGATATtgttatttcataaaattaaagGTGCTACAAGAATATATTGCAGTACCTTTTTTTYMWWWKGGRWKKWAWTYMAMYWaaaaaaaaaattataatgacCCAAAGGTTTATGATTATGTGCTTTTCTATATACACATTTTTCTCTTaagaaatatttccatttttcgTCAGGACGCCAAGTTACATCAAGAAGTTAGCTTTTTATAATCTGCACACAGCAAGTTCATTTAATTACATGTTTGAATTAGTAATATTTATGATCTCATTATTTTCACRRATCATTAATTGGACTGTATCGTCAAAWATAATTCAGTTGCCGCTCAAACCTACCCATCCTGCTCTGCCTGAAAGAACTGGGTYtttgttgttctttttgcaaaagaagTACTCCcatgaaattctgaaaaagtaCACAGTAGCTTTGCATGCAATATTTGTCAAGGGGGTTGTGACAAGAAGGGGTCAACAAGGCTGAGAACAAAATTACATGCAACTGTAAAGGAGAATTAGTTTTTGCACTTTGGGTCAACAATGCAGAGCCTTAAGATGGTTTAAACTGCCTGTTAAggcatattaaggtatattttgtatttgaagTAATAAAATAGGCATTTATAAGGGGGGAATCTCAACAGGTAGAGATTCCCCCCCTTGCTTGTGGGCGTCTGTGTactgtttttaatcattaaaattcaagagagaaaagcagattGGAAATAATAGCCTTTCATGCCTTAACGTAACCATACCTTTGCAGACTTAAACATAGTATTTCAAACAAAGCTGTTGCTATTTTCAGAGTTGAGGTATATGGCATATCACCCAATCCTAGCTTGCAGTCTTGACTCCAGAATTAGACATAGTGATGGCTGCTTGTGCATGCTTAAACAGTATCATCTGTGTGCTAATTGAACAAAAGccatatattttcttctttatttctatTAGTGACCttgagacattttcttttgataaacTAAAccgcaaaataaaataaccaataaGTCGttaaaataaagaagcaaaaatcaTTGATATCCCCCCCTCCCCCGTAATTCTGAATGACCCGTAAGTCCAACRAAATGATATTGATGGTGGCAGTAACCAGTCGCAATCCACTGTTGCATGAGTGAGGACTTTCTAAAACTTTATATCGAGGCTTGTTTGGTTTCTAAtaccatgtttttgtttgttttttttttcatttcttttttcagcagcagcagcccagaAGAGAGCTGCGGTGATGTAATCGTCTCTTCCTGGGAGTCTCTGGCTGAAACCTTCCAGGGGCTTGCAAAgaagataaacagttttctatcGTCAGTCCCTCTGCTCCAGCTCCTGATTTCCCCTGTTTCCTTTAATCCCACACACCAACAATCAATCAGTATTCACCACATCCTTCTAccagtgtgttttgttttttgggttttttttgtgctcttAGGTAGGAATACTTTCTCTTAACTAGCATTTGGACAAACCACAAACGAGCTGGAGTGCATTGACTCCAGAACATCACTAAAGACTCCCAGTGGATGCATTTGCCTTTTTTGTCCAGGTTTTACCATGGGTTGTAGGTTTAGAAGCCATCAGTTGTCTAAAATATACCTAAGTTGCCataaagttgttgttgttgtttttttaatgctggaGTTTGAAACAACACGCCTAATCATAAATATACACACGTATCAGGGTGAATAAGCTTCTTCCATCTGATGAATCCATTATTGTAGCTGGTTATAACATTCAGGCCTGAAACTAggtgttttggggggttttttgtccTATTTTGTWAGGAGAATCTTTCTGTTTGATAAGACTCAAACTTTTACCTAG
The DNA window shown above is from Poecilia reticulata strain Guanapo linkage group LG14, Guppy_female_1.0+MT, whole genome shotgun sequence and carries:
- the LOC103475874 gene encoding protocadherin alpha-C2-like isoform X1, which translates into the protein MALNRATTRTRSFVAALTVFVALWGSALSITRYSIPEEMEEGSFVANLASDLGLDVRSLLERNAKLDVIHSKNYLDINKDTGELVIREKMDRESICMTKTTSCFLKMDVILSNPVRIFNIELEILDINDNAPVFRRKTMHLDVSEATPPGERFSLTNAVDADVGANSVKTYYLSESKYFSIDIQTGSDGSKYVDLVLDGKLDREEHAIHNLILTAVDGGVPPRSGTASIIINVLDINDNAPTFSQPVFAVNVSENSPAGTVVMTLNATDLDEGTNAKLIYSYTLYTSEKTQELFSLDPQSGEIKVKGVIDYEESQSFEMYIQAQDRGANPLSGHCKVMVYITDLNDNYPEVTIKSLKRSVAEDVSVGTLIAVVSVSDRDSGDNGAVDLHLNQKEALPFRLNKSSEGYFELLVSKPLDREVKGKYDIKLIVTDRGFPALSENETITLEILDVNDNAPMFSQSFYTIHVMENNPPGALLTSLSAHDPDLNENQYLVYFIMEKEIVNMSVSMLFSINPENGDLYGLKTFDYEREKEFLFHIEARDSGVPXLSSNVTVHIVILDQNDNTPLIVSPWRAHGSVVEEVIPRSTEKGHLVAKVVAVDADSEQNARVTYQLLQISDSTLFSLDQYNGEIRTTRMFSYRDPRQQRLVVVAKDNGQPALSATVTIKISTVEHAMTFLETTELPLENEVFTNLNLYLVIGLGAVSFLLLITILVIIVLKCQKPKPKAIKMPPANRNSLISQRSSTIADSTLISSDAYWYSLFLAETRKGKVVVRQPIIPKGAGYFVSSIPRSIGPSETTDSRASTLEQQQPRRELR
- the LOC103475874 gene encoding protocadherin alpha-C2-like isoform X3, with translation MALNRATTRTRSFVAALTVFVALWGSALSITRYSIPEEMEEGSFVANLASDLGLDVRSLLERNAKLDVIHSKNYLDINKDTGELVIREKMDRESICMTKTTSCFLKMDVILSNPVRIFNIELEILDINDNAPVFRRKTMHLDVSEATPPGERFSLTNAVDADVGANSVKTYYLSESKYFSIDIQTGSDGSKYVDLVLDGKLDREEHAIHNLILTAVDGGVPPRSGTASIIINVLDINDNAPTFSQPVFAVNVSENSPAGTVVMTLNATDLDEGTNAKLIYSYTLYTSEKTQELFSLDPQSGEIKVKGVIDYEESQSFEMYIQAQDRGANPLSGHCKVMVYITDLNDNYPEVTIKSLKRSVAEDVSVGTLIAVVSVSDRDSGDNGAVDLHLNQKEALPFRLNKSSEGYFELLVSKPLDREVKGKYDIKLIVTDRGFPALSENETITLEILDVNDNAPMFSQSFYTIHVMENNPPGALLTSLSAHDPDLNENQYLVYFIMEKEIVNMSVSMLFSINPENGDLYGLKTFDYEREKEFLFHIEARDSGVPXLSSNVTVHIVILDQNDNTPLIVSPWRAHGSVVEEVIPRSTEKGHLVAKVVAVDADSEQNARVTYQLLQISDSTLFSLDQYNGEIRTTRMFSYRDPRQQRLVVVAKDNGQPALSATVTIKISTVEHAMTFLETTELPLENEVFTNLNLYLVIGLGAVSFLLLITILVIIVLKCQKPKPKAIKMPPANRNSLISQRSSTIADSTLISSDAYWYSLFLAETRKGKVVVRQPIIPKGAGYFVSSIPRSIGPSETTDSRASTLEYSK
- the LOC103475874 gene encoding protocadherin alpha-C2-like isoform X2, with the translated sequence MALNRATTRTRSFVAALTVFVALWGSALSITRYSIPEEMEEGSFVANLASDLGLDVRSLLERNAKLDVIHSKNYLDINKDTGELVIREKMDRESICMTKTTSCFLKMDVILSNPVRIFNIELEILDINDNAPVFRRKTMHLDVSEATPPGERFSLTNAVDADVGANSVKTYYLSESKYFSIDIQTGSDGSKYVDLVLDGKLDREEHAIHNLILTAVDGGVPPRSGTASIIINVLDINDNAPTFSQPVFAVNVSENSPAGTVVMTLNATDLDEGTNAKLIYSYTLYTSEKTQELFSLDPQSGEIKVKGVIDYEESQSFEMYIQAQDRGANPLSGHCKVMVYITDLNDNYPEVTIKSLKRSVAEDVSVGTLIAVVSVSDRDSGDNGAVDLHLNQKEALPFRLNKSSEGYFELLVSKPLDREVKGKYDIKLIVTDRGFPALSENETITLEILDVNDNAPMFSQSFYTIHVMENNPPGALLTSLSAHDPDLNENQYLVYFIMEKEIVNMSVSMLFSINPENGDLYGLKTFDYEREKEFLFHIEARDSGVPXLSSNVTVHIVILDQNDNTPLIVSPWRAHGSVVEEVIPRSTEKGHLVAKVVAVDADSEQNARVTYQLLQISDSTLFSLDQYNGEIRTTRMFSYRDPRQQRLVVVAKDNGQPALSATVTIKISTVEHAMTFLETTELPLENEVFTNLNLYLVIGLGAVSFLLLITILVIIVLKCQKPKPKAIKMPPANRNSLISQRSSTIADSTLISSDAYWYSLFLAETRKGKVVVRQPIIPKGAGYFVSSIPRSIGPSETTDSRASTLEQQPRRELR